A part of Streptomyces sp. NBC_00557 genomic DNA contains:
- a CDS encoding MMPL family transporter, with product MADLARWCVRHRLIVVLLWLLAFGGVTAGAAVAGSPYSNAYDVPGTEAGRATQLLKEGFPGLGGDSDTVVWHTGSGSVRAAGVEQTMTRTLDRIAALPGIASVDGPYGRQGAHRISADGHTAYATVTFTQEAEHIGKAEAEAVVHTAKAAEGHGLQVELGGSAIGLTASPREHTAEMVGVLVAAVVLFLAFGSLAASALPIATALVGVGTAYSGIGLLGHAMTVADFAPMLGMLIGLGVGIDYALFIVTRHRRGLKRGLGVTEAAVNSVATTGRAVVFAGATVCIALMGMLILRLSFLNGVAVAASLTVVLTVAASVTLLPALLSYIGSRALSRRERRRLVEHGPRPELPTGFAARWSALVERRPKLLGSLAVVVIAVLALPTFSLHLGTSDQGNDPSTSTTRKAYDLLAEGFGPGVNGPLTLVTRVDGADGGLALDNLDTTLRATPGVASVTPATFDAGGTTAYLTVVPTSAPQSQQTSDLVHRLRTKVLPRAETGTSLHIQVGGVTAGYDDFAAVIVGKLPLFVGAVIGLGCLLLLVAFRSLGIPLKAAAMNIAAVAAAFGIVVAVFQWGWGSELLGLGRAGPIEPFLPVIMVSVLFGLSMDYQVFLVSRMYEEWLETGDNRRAVRVGLAETSRVINSAAVIMISVFLAFVLSGDRVIAMFGIALASAVALDAFVLRTLLVPALMHLLGAANWWLPAWLERRLPHLSIEPPECRAAHERLEGVSVADLREDDQRDVRDIPG from the coding sequence GTGGCAGACCTCGCGCGTTGGTGTGTCCGGCATCGGCTGATCGTCGTGCTGCTGTGGCTGCTCGCCTTCGGCGGGGTTACCGCGGGCGCCGCCGTGGCCGGTTCGCCGTACTCGAACGCCTATGACGTTCCCGGCACCGAGGCCGGCCGCGCGACCCAGCTGCTCAAGGAGGGCTTCCCCGGCCTGGGCGGGGACAGCGACACCGTCGTCTGGCACACCGGCTCCGGCAGCGTCCGCGCCGCCGGCGTCGAGCAGACCATGACCCGCACCCTGGACCGGATCGCCGCGCTGCCCGGCATCGCCTCGGTGGACGGCCCGTACGGCCGCCAGGGCGCCCACCGGATCAGCGCCGACGGCCACACGGCCTACGCCACCGTCACCTTCACACAGGAGGCCGAGCACATCGGCAAGGCGGAGGCGGAGGCCGTGGTGCACACCGCCAAGGCCGCCGAGGGCCACGGGCTGCAGGTGGAGCTGGGCGGCAGCGCGATAGGCCTCACCGCGTCCCCGCGCGAGCACACCGCCGAGATGGTCGGCGTCCTCGTCGCCGCCGTCGTGCTGTTCCTCGCCTTCGGCTCGCTCGCCGCCTCGGCCCTGCCCATCGCCACCGCGCTGGTCGGCGTCGGCACCGCCTACTCCGGCATCGGACTGCTCGGGCACGCCATGACGGTCGCCGACTTCGCGCCCATGCTCGGCATGCTCATCGGCCTCGGCGTCGGCATCGACTACGCGCTGTTCATCGTGACCAGACACCGGCGCGGACTCAAACGCGGCCTGGGCGTCACCGAGGCCGCCGTGAACTCCGTCGCCACCACCGGACGCGCGGTGGTGTTCGCGGGCGCGACGGTGTGCATCGCGCTGATGGGCATGCTGATCCTGCGCCTGAGCTTCCTCAACGGGGTCGCCGTGGCCGCCTCGTTGACCGTGGTGCTCACGGTCGCGGCCTCGGTCACCCTGCTGCCCGCCCTGCTGTCGTACATCGGCTCCCGGGCCCTCAGCCGCCGCGAGCGGCGCCGGCTCGTCGAGCACGGGCCGCGCCCGGAACTGCCCACCGGCTTCGCCGCCCGCTGGTCGGCGCTGGTCGAACGCCGCCCCAAGCTGCTCGGCTCGCTCGCCGTGGTCGTCATCGCCGTACTCGCCCTGCCGACCTTCTCCCTGCACCTCGGCACCTCCGACCAGGGCAACGACCCGAGCACCTCCACCACCCGCAAGGCCTACGACCTGCTCGCCGAGGGCTTCGGGCCCGGGGTGAACGGACCGCTCACCCTGGTCACCCGGGTGGACGGCGCCGACGGCGGGCTGGCCCTGGACAACCTCGACACGACCCTGCGCGCCACCCCGGGCGTCGCCTCCGTCACCCCGGCCACCTTCGACGCCGGCGGCACCACCGCCTACCTCACCGTCGTCCCCACCTCGGCGCCGCAGTCCCAGCAGACCAGCGACCTCGTGCACCGGCTGCGCACCAAGGTGCTGCCGCGGGCCGAGACCGGCACCTCCCTGCACATCCAGGTCGGCGGGGTCACCGCCGGCTACGACGACTTCGCGGCCGTGATCGTCGGCAAGCTGCCGCTGTTCGTCGGCGCGGTCATCGGGCTCGGCTGTCTGCTGCTGCTCGTCGCCTTCCGGTCGCTCGGCATCCCGCTGAAGGCCGCGGCGATGAACATCGCCGCCGTGGCCGCCGCGTTCGGGATCGTGGTCGCCGTCTTCCAGTGGGGCTGGGGCAGTGAACTGCTCGGCCTCGGCCGGGCCGGCCCGATCGAGCCCTTCCTGCCGGTGATCATGGTCTCGGTCCTCTTCGGGCTGTCCATGGACTACCAGGTCTTCCTGGTCAGCCGGATGTACGAGGAGTGGCTGGAGACCGGCGACAACCGGCGCGCCGTCCGCGTGGGCCTCGCCGAGACCAGCCGGGTCATCAACTCCGCGGCGGTCATCATGATCTCCGTCTTCCTCGCCTTCGTGCTCAGCGGCGACCGCGTGATCGCCATGTTCGGCATCGCGCTCGCCTCCGCCGTCGCCCTGGACGCCTTCGTCCTGCGCACCCTGCTCGTGCCCGCGCTGATGCATCTGCTGGGCGCCGCGAACTGGTGGCTGCCCGCCTGGCTGGAGCGCCGCCTGCCGCATCTGAGCATCGAGCCGCCCGAGTGCCGTGCCGCCCATGAGAGGCTCGAGGGCGTTTCTGTGGCGGATCTGCGGGAGGACGATCAGCGCGATGTACGCGATATCCCTGGGTGA
- a CDS encoding aldo/keto reductase, translating to MERRTIGAGALAVGAVGLGCMPMSWAYSTSRQRGDESLRCVHRALDLGSTLLDTADMYGPFTNELLLGRVLKERRAEAFVSTKVGLLVGEQHIVANGRPGYVKRACDASLRRLQTDVIDLYQLHRADPEVPVEETWGAMADLVRAGKVRALGLCAVGARGGRRSEAGLHDGTLRQLQRVQQVFPVAAVEAELSVWSPEALRALLPWCEARGVGFLAAMPLGNGFLTGTLTPGEGFEPDDVRARHPRFTAEMMAANQPIVAGLRRIARRHGEHVTPAQVALAWVLAQGRHVIALPGAKRERWAAENAAASELRLTEEDLAEIARLPAAQGSWD from the coding sequence GTGGAGCGCAGGACGATCGGCGCGGGGGCGCTCGCGGTGGGGGCCGTCGGACTCGGGTGCATGCCGATGAGCTGGGCGTACAGCACCTCCCGGCAGCGCGGCGACGAGTCGCTCAGATGCGTGCACCGGGCGCTGGACCTGGGCTCGACCCTGCTGGACACGGCGGACATGTACGGCCCGTTCACCAATGAGCTGCTGCTGGGCCGGGTGCTGAAGGAGCGGCGCGCGGAGGCCTTCGTGTCCACGAAGGTGGGGCTGCTGGTGGGCGAGCAGCACATCGTGGCCAACGGCCGCCCCGGATATGTGAAGCGGGCCTGCGACGCCTCGCTGCGGCGCCTGCAGACCGACGTGATCGACCTCTACCAGCTGCACCGCGCCGACCCGGAGGTGCCGGTGGAGGAGACCTGGGGCGCGATGGCCGACCTGGTGCGGGCCGGCAAGGTGCGGGCGCTGGGCCTGTGCGCGGTGGGGGCGCGCGGCGGGCGCCGCTCGGAGGCCGGGCTGCACGACGGCACCCTGCGCCAGTTGCAGCGGGTGCAGCAGGTGTTCCCGGTGGCCGCGGTGGAGGCGGAGCTGTCGGTGTGGTCGCCGGAGGCGCTGCGGGCGCTGCTGCCGTGGTGCGAGGCGCGGGGCGTGGGTTTCCTCGCGGCGATGCCGCTGGGCAACGGCTTCCTGACCGGCACGCTGACTCCCGGCGAGGGCTTCGAGCCGGACGACGTCCGCGCCCGGCATCCCCGTTTCACGGCGGAGATGATGGCGGCGAACCAGCCGATCGTCGCCGGCCTGCGCCGCATCGCCCGCCGGCACGGCGAGCACGTCACCCCGGCCCAGGTGGCGCTGGCCTGGGTCCTGGCACAGGGCCGCCATGTGATCGCCCTGCCCGGCGCCAAGCGGGAACGGTGGGCGGCGGAGAACGCGGCGGCGAGCGAACTGCGGCTGACCGAGGAGGACTTGGCGGAGATAGCGCGGCTGCCGGCGGCGCAGGGGTCCTGGGACTGA
- a CDS encoding GNAT family N-acetyltransferase produces MYAISLGDDGAELRPLEVWHAEEVLAGIDRGREFIGRHIGLAGVVHDLDGARSWLKSYADKRAADAGSVHGIWLDGTLVGGVLFRVWDTPSGVCEAGCWLEPAATGRGLVTRAMRVLLDWAFDQRGMHRVEWHVSSANEPSINVARRLGMTRDGVLRENHPHHGVRASTEIWSLLAREWRAAHARGVPDDH; encoded by the coding sequence ATGTACGCGATATCCCTGGGTGACGACGGCGCGGAACTGCGGCCCCTGGAGGTGTGGCACGCCGAGGAGGTGCTCGCAGGCATCGACCGCGGACGGGAGTTCATCGGCCGGCACATCGGGCTGGCCGGCGTGGTGCACGATCTGGACGGCGCGCGTTCCTGGCTGAAGTCGTACGCCGACAAACGCGCCGCCGACGCCGGCAGCGTGCACGGGATCTGGCTGGACGGGACGCTGGTCGGCGGTGTGCTGTTCCGGGTGTGGGACACGCCGAGCGGGGTGTGCGAGGCCGGGTGCTGGCTGGAGCCCGCGGCGACCGGGCGCGGACTGGTCACCCGGGCCATGCGGGTGCTGCTGGACTGGGCCTTCGACCAGCGCGGCATGCACCGCGTGGAGTGGCACGTCTCCTCCGCCAACGAGCCGAGCATCAACGTGGCGCGCCGGCTCGGCATGACGCGCGACGGCGTGCTCCGCGAGAACCACCCGCACCACGGGGTGCGCGCGAGCACCGAGATCTGGTCGCTGCTCGCCCGCGAGTGGCGCGCGGCACACGCGCGTGGCGTGCCCGACGATCATTAA
- a CDS encoding 2-hydroxyacid dehydrogenase produces the protein MSADVWIPIAPEEIEGLPAGPRYLFWDGGEDGEQPFPGDPADCVVYVVPYMKRWQVKVRPLEHLTNVRVVQTLTAGVDDVTARLSVIRPGVQLCNARGVHEASTAELALALTLASLRGIPGFVRAQQQERWQSAFHPSLADKSVLIVGYGAIGAAIEDRLAPFEVARVARVARSERTTARGPVHPLTELPSLLPHADVVILSTPLTEQTRGLVDAQFLGRMKDGALLVNVARGPVVDTKALLAELESGRITAALDVTDPEPLPPGHPLWQAPGVLISPHVGGPTSAFLPRAKRLLVDQLTRFVNREPLRNVILTTGV, from the coding sequence ATGAGTGCTGACGTCTGGATTCCCATCGCGCCCGAGGAGATCGAGGGACTTCCCGCCGGGCCCCGGTACCTGTTCTGGGACGGGGGCGAGGACGGCGAGCAGCCCTTTCCCGGCGACCCGGCGGACTGCGTCGTGTACGTGGTGCCCTACATGAAGCGGTGGCAGGTCAAGGTGCGCCCGCTGGAGCATCTGACGAACGTCAGGGTGGTCCAGACGCTGACGGCCGGGGTGGACGACGTCACCGCCCGGCTGTCCGTCATCCGGCCGGGCGTGCAGCTGTGCAACGCCCGCGGCGTGCACGAGGCGAGCACCGCCGAACTCGCGCTGGCCCTGACGCTCGCCTCCCTGCGCGGCATCCCCGGCTTCGTCCGCGCCCAGCAGCAGGAGCGCTGGCAGAGCGCGTTTCATCCCTCGCTCGCCGACAAGTCCGTCCTCATCGTCGGCTACGGCGCCATCGGCGCTGCCATCGAGGACCGGCTCGCGCCCTTCGAGGTCGCGCGGGTGGCGCGCGTCGCGCGCTCTGAGCGCACCACGGCGCGCGGTCCGGTGCATCCGCTCACCGAATTGCCCTCTCTGCTTCCACACGCCGATGTCGTGATCCTCTCCACGCCCTTGACGGAGCAGACGCGTGGCCTGGTGGACGCCCAGTTCCTGGGGCGGATGAAGGACGGCGCGCTGCTCGTCAACGTCGCCCGCGGCCCGGTCGTCGACACCAAGGCGCTGCTCGCGGAGCTGGAGAGCGGCCGGATCACCGCGGCCCTCGACGTCACCGACCCCGAGCCGCTGCCGCCGGGACACCCGCTCTGGCAGGCCCCCGGCGTGCTCATCAGCCCGCACGTGGGCGGGCCCACCTCGGCGTTCCTGCCCCGCGCGAAGCGGCTGCTCGTGGACCAGCTGACCCGGTTCGTGAACCGGGAGCCGCTGCGCAACGTGATCCTGACGACAGGGGTCTGA
- a CDS encoding putative bifunctional diguanylate cyclase/phosphodiesterase, translating to MSAPPSLTTALDPAVRAPHPQPAPPPGRPPAGEGARTREQLVLALVCAAYAVGAAFDWGTDELALIMGDFGLSAAAGAAAVSCFVYARSPRVRFRSAWLLFALSSMMASLGNAVWGWYEVVLGQSVPSPSYADLFFLCFAPPAIVGLLVLAKRPVTKAGWICLALDAWLIGGSLLTLSWSLALAQAARFDGPSVAHTALSLAYPLMDIALVSMVLALHFRRSPGNRTAVNTAIGALALTVMCDALFTSPLLHSSYHSGQLLDAGWFSGSLLLAYAPWAATRRKGARTAHVPDGHTRVVHEHLPGQRGTGHHHVSVPTPGGEHSRYPAGRPLAGSLAALTPYLAAAVCTLGILYNVLNGRRPDHVVLITAGAVVLALVIRQGIMLLDNITLTQELAQKENHFRSLVQGSSDVIMIAAPNGVLRYVSPAAAGVYGRPAEELVGTELAALIHPEDLGCVVHEVRRFLAASPLEEPTTRIECRFRSGDGGWLNVESTVNRHHGGLIFNSRDVTERVRLQAQLQHNAEHDPLTDLPNRALFTKRVQQALSGRRATDRGTALRGTAVLFIDLDGFKAVNDTIGHQAGDELLVQAARRLQDAVRHGDTASRLGGDEFAALIVGDGTRESAARERNILELADRLRVTLSQPYAIEGRDVRVNASIGVAFAEPGLGAGELLRNADLAMYRAKAAGKGRVELYRPQMQQDVVRKAELATRLRAALHDGEFALLHQPVVRLGDGRITAVSAQARWRSSQGVLFTPAEFLRMAEDGDKTAELDRWILREAIEQAAERAASGTVVPVAVRTSARRLLDRSMPPGSVEALLTRHGLPPGALVLELSDIDPRVGLDELERRLTALSRLGVRIALDGFGSGHAAITALRRLPVDILKLDRSLVEGVVESARLYKITSGLLRIAGDLGLQSVAEGVDLPEQVVALRAMGCTHGQGMVFAGPLDEYRLRRALGSGHYPVPHPPAEPAFAGAAEVNTPWKGVSEPQGRSNVYTGGVTAVVGGGGALRSHPETPVPPT from the coding sequence GTGAGTGCGCCGCCCTCGCTGACGACCGCCCTCGACCCAGCGGTGCGCGCACCGCACCCGCAGCCGGCCCCGCCGCCGGGCCGCCCGCCCGCCGGGGAGGGCGCCCGCACGCGGGAGCAACTCGTCCTCGCCCTCGTCTGCGCGGCCTACGCCGTCGGGGCCGCGTTCGACTGGGGCACGGACGAACTGGCGTTGATCATGGGCGACTTCGGACTGAGCGCCGCGGCCGGCGCCGCCGCCGTGTCCTGCTTCGTGTACGCCCGCAGTCCGCGCGTCCGCTTCCGCTCGGCCTGGCTGCTGTTCGCCCTCTCCTCGATGATGGCGTCCCTCGGCAACGCCGTCTGGGGGTGGTACGAGGTCGTCCTCGGGCAGTCCGTGCCCAGCCCCAGCTATGCCGACCTGTTCTTCCTGTGCTTCGCGCCGCCCGCCATCGTGGGCCTGCTGGTGCTCGCCAAACGGCCGGTGACCAAGGCCGGCTGGATCTGCCTGGCGCTGGACGCCTGGCTGATCGGCGGCTCGCTGCTCACGCTGTCGTGGAGCCTGGCGCTCGCCCAGGCGGCCCGGTTCGACGGACCGAGCGTGGCGCACACCGCGCTGTCGCTGGCGTACCCGCTGATGGACATCGCGCTCGTCAGCATGGTGCTCGCGCTGCACTTCCGCCGCTCCCCGGGCAACCGCACGGCGGTGAACACCGCGATCGGCGCCCTCGCGCTGACCGTGATGTGCGACGCGCTGTTCACCTCGCCCCTGCTGCACAGCAGCTACCACTCCGGGCAGCTGCTGGACGCCGGCTGGTTCTCCGGTTCGCTGCTGCTCGCCTACGCCCCCTGGGCGGCGACCCGCCGCAAGGGCGCGCGGACGGCGCACGTACCGGACGGGCACACGCGCGTGGTCCACGAGCACCTGCCCGGACAGCGCGGCACCGGCCACCACCACGTGTCCGTGCCCACCCCGGGAGGCGAGCACAGCCGCTATCCGGCCGGCCGGCCGCTCGCCGGCTCCCTGGCCGCCCTCACCCCGTACCTCGCCGCAGCCGTGTGCACCCTGGGCATCCTGTACAACGTCCTCAACGGGCGCCGGCCCGACCACGTCGTGCTGATCACCGCGGGCGCCGTGGTGCTCGCGCTCGTCATCCGGCAGGGCATCATGCTGCTGGACAACATCACCCTGACCCAGGAACTGGCCCAGAAGGAGAACCACTTCCGCTCCCTGGTGCAGGGCTCCAGCGACGTCATCATGATCGCCGCGCCCAACGGCGTCCTGCGGTACGTCTCCCCGGCCGCCGCCGGGGTCTACGGCCGCCCCGCCGAGGAACTGGTGGGCACCGAGCTGGCCGCCCTCATCCACCCGGAGGACCTGGGCTGCGTGGTGCACGAGGTGCGCCGCTTCCTCGCCGCCAGCCCGCTGGAGGAGCCCACCACCCGGATCGAATGCCGCTTCCGGTCCGGCGACGGCGGCTGGCTCAACGTGGAGTCGACCGTCAACCGCCACCACGGCGGCCTGATCTTCAACAGCCGGGACGTGACCGAGCGGGTCCGCCTGCAGGCGCAGTTGCAGCACAACGCCGAGCACGACCCGCTGACCGACCTGCCCAACCGCGCCCTGTTCACCAAGCGCGTCCAGCAGGCCCTGTCCGGCCGCCGCGCGACCGACCGGGGCACCGCCCTGCGCGGTACGGCCGTGCTCTTCATCGACCTGGACGGTTTCAAGGCCGTCAACGACACGATCGGACACCAGGCCGGCGACGAACTGCTCGTCCAGGCCGCCCGCAGACTCCAGGACGCGGTCCGGCACGGGGACACCGCCTCCCGGCTGGGCGGCGACGAGTTCGCGGCGCTGATCGTCGGGGACGGCACCCGGGAGAGTGCCGCCCGGGAGCGGAACATCCTGGAGCTCGCCGACCGCCTCAGGGTGACCCTCTCCCAGCCCTACGCCATCGAGGGCCGGGACGTCCGGGTCAACGCCTCCATCGGCGTCGCCTTCGCCGAACCGGGCCTCGGCGCGGGCGAGCTGCTGCGCAACGCCGACCTCGCGATGTACCGCGCCAAAGCGGCCGGAAAGGGCCGGGTGGAGCTGTACCGGCCGCAGATGCAGCAGGACGTCGTACGCAAGGCGGAGCTGGCCACCCGGCTGCGCGCCGCGCTGCACGACGGCGAGTTCGCACTGCTGCACCAGCCGGTGGTGCGCCTCGGCGACGGCCGGATCACGGCGGTCTCGGCGCAGGCGCGCTGGCGCTCCTCGCAGGGGGTGCTGTTCACCCCGGCCGAGTTCCTGCGGATGGCGGAGGACGGCGACAAGACGGCCGAGCTGGACCGCTGGATCCTGCGGGAGGCGATCGAGCAGGCCGCCGAGCGGGCGGCGAGCGGGACCGTCGTCCCGGTGGCGGTGCGCACCAGCGCCCGGCGGCTGCTGGACCGCTCGATGCCGCCCGGCTCCGTGGAGGCGCTGCTGACCCGGCACGGGCTGCCGCCCGGCGCGCTGGTGCTGGAGCTGTCCGACATCGATCCGCGGGTCGGCCTGGACGAGCTGGAGCGCCGGCTGACCGCGCTGAGCCGGCTCGGGGTGCGGATCGCGCTGGACGGCTTCGGCAGCGGCCACGCGGCCATCACCGCCCTCAGAAGGCTGCCCGTGGACATCCTGAAACTCGACCGCAGCCTGGTCGAGGGCGTCGTGGAGTCCGCGCGGCTGTACAAGATCACCAGTGGTCTGCTGCGGATCGCCGGCGATCTCGGGCTGCAGTCCGTGGCCGAGGGCGTGGACCTGCCGGAGCAGGTCGTCGCGCTGCGCGCGATGGGCTGCACCCACGGGCAGGGCATGGTCTTCGCCGGCCCGCTGGACGAGTACCGGCTGCGCCGGGCGCTCGGATCCGGCCACTACCCGGTGCCGCACCCGCCGGCCGAGCCGGCGTTCGCGGGCGCCGCGGAGGTGAACACGCCATGGAAAGGGGTGAGTGAACCGCAGGGGCGCTCCAACGTGTACACAGGAGGCGTGACGGCCGTCGTCGGAGGCGGTGGCGCCCTTCGTTCACATCCTGAGACTCCCGTCCCACCTACTTGA
- a CDS encoding acetolactate synthase large subunit — MTEQATGAHPQPRPRSGGQQSAPVEHVTGAQSLIRSLEEVGADTVFGIPGGAILPAYDPLMDSTRVRHVLVRHEQGAGHAATGYAQATGKVGVCMATSGPGATNLVTPIADAHMDSVPLVAITGQVASSSIGTDAFQEADIVGITMPITKHNFLVTKAEDIPRVIAQAFHIASTGRPGPVLVDISKDALQAKTTFTWPPTMDLPGYRPVTKPHAKQIREAAKLITSARRPVLYVGGGVLKARATAELKVLAELTGAPVTTTLMALGAFPDSHPLHVGMPGMHGAVTAVTALQKADLIVALGARFDDRVTGRLDSFAPYAKIVHADIDPAEIGKNRAADVPIVGDAREVIADLIQAVQKEHSEGHKGDYTAWWSDLNRWRETYPLGYDQPEDGSLSPQAVIERIGQLAPEGTIFAAGVGQHQMWAAHFIQYDRPATWLNSGGAGTMGYAVPAAMGAKAGRPEQTVWAIDGDGCFQMTNQELTTCALNNIPIKVAIINNGALGMVRQWQTLFYNQRYSNTVLHSGPDDINPEAKGTRVPDFVKLSEAMGCVGLRCERPEDLDKVIQEANSINDRPVVVDFIVHEDAMVWPMVAAGTSNDEIMAARDVRPDFGDNEDD, encoded by the coding sequence ATGACCGAGCAGGCCACCGGGGCCCATCCGCAGCCGCGGCCCCGATCCGGAGGACAGCAGTCCGCCCCCGTCGAGCACGTCACGGGTGCGCAGTCCCTCATCCGCTCCCTCGAGGAGGTCGGCGCTGACACGGTATTCGGCATTCCCGGCGGCGCGATCCTGCCGGCGTACGACCCGCTGATGGACTCCACCCGGGTGCGCCACGTGCTGGTCCGCCACGAGCAGGGCGCCGGCCACGCGGCCACCGGCTACGCCCAGGCCACCGGCAAGGTCGGCGTCTGCATGGCCACCAGCGGCCCCGGCGCCACCAACCTGGTCACGCCGATCGCCGACGCCCACATGGACTCCGTGCCGCTGGTCGCGATCACCGGCCAGGTGGCGTCCTCGTCCATCGGCACGGACGCCTTCCAGGAGGCGGACATCGTCGGCATCACCATGCCGATCACCAAGCACAACTTCCTCGTCACCAAGGCCGAGGACATCCCGCGGGTCATCGCGCAGGCCTTCCACATCGCCTCCACCGGCCGCCCGGGCCCGGTCCTGGTCGACATCTCCAAGGACGCCCTCCAGGCGAAGACCACCTTCACCTGGCCGCCCACCATGGACCTGCCCGGCTACCGGCCGGTGACCAAGCCGCACGCCAAGCAGATCCGCGAGGCGGCCAAGCTGATCACCTCCGCCAGGCGGCCGGTCCTCTACGTCGGCGGCGGCGTCCTCAAGGCGCGGGCCACCGCCGAGCTGAAGGTCCTCGCCGAACTCACCGGAGCGCCCGTCACCACCACCCTGATGGCGCTCGGCGCGTTCCCCGACAGCCACCCGCTGCACGTGGGAATGCCGGGCATGCACGGTGCGGTCACCGCCGTCACCGCGCTGCAGAAGGCCGACCTGATCGTCGCCCTCGGAGCCCGCTTCGACGACCGCGTCACCGGCAGGCTGGACAGCTTCGCCCCGTACGCCAAGATCGTCCACGCCGACATCGACCCGGCCGAGATCGGCAAGAACCGCGCCGCCGACGTGCCGATCGTCGGCGACGCCCGCGAGGTCATCGCCGACCTGATCCAGGCCGTGCAGAAGGAGCACAGCGAGGGCCACAAGGGCGACTACACCGCCTGGTGGAGCGACCTGAACCGCTGGCGCGAGACCTACCCGCTCGGCTATGACCAGCCCGAGGACGGCTCCCTGTCCCCGCAGGCGGTCATCGAGCGCATCGGGCAACTGGCGCCCGAGGGCACGATCTTCGCCGCGGGCGTCGGCCAGCACCAGATGTGGGCCGCGCACTTCATCCAGTACGACAGGCCCGCCACCTGGCTGAACTCCGGCGGCGCCGGAACCATGGGCTACGCCGTCCCGGCCGCGATGGGCGCCAAGGCCGGCCGGCCGGAGCAGACCGTCTGGGCGATCGACGGCGACGGCTGCTTCCAGATGACCAATCAGGAACTGACCACCTGCGCGCTGAACAACATCCCGATCAAGGTCGCCATCATCAACAACGGCGCCCTCGGCATGGTCCGCCAGTGGCAGACCCTGTTCTACAACCAGCGCTACTCCAACACCGTGCTGCACTCCGGCCCCGACGACATCAACCCGGAGGCGAAGGGCACGCGCGTGCCGGACTTCGTGAAGCTGTCCGAGGCGATGGGCTGCGTGGGCCTGCGCTGCGAGCGCCCGGAGGACCTGGACAAGGTCATCCAGGAGGCGAACTCCATCAACGACCGCCCCGTCGTCGTCGACTTCATCGTCCACGAGGACGCGATGGTGTGGCCGATGGTCGCCGCCGGCACCTCCAACGACGAGATCATGGCCGCCCGGGACGTCCGCCCCGACTTCGGCGACAACGAAGACGACTGA
- a CDS encoding PQQ-dependent sugar dehydrogenase gives MIVRRRAVPAVLAAAALLLAAGCSSDGPGPSSGAGRTPAAGTAPGTAPSGRATAPPPPAKGSVKVLRTVARDLKTPWGLAALPGGGLLVSSRDDGTIVRIDDRTGRTTELGTVSGVAPAGEGGLLGIALSPGFASDHMIYAYFTSASDNRIVRMLYDEHKPAGEQLGAPDTVFKGIPKGFIHNGGRIAFGPDGMLYAGTGESGERGLAQDRKSLGGKILRLTPEGEPAPGNPFPGSPVYSYGHRNVQGLAWDGRQRLFASEFGQDTWDELNAIKPGGDYGWPKAEGRSSDPAFQNPLAQWHTDDASPSGIAYVNGVIWMAALKGERLWRVPLDGIRASAPPQAFLTGRYGRLRTVVAAGGDRLWLVTSNTDGRGRPAKGDDRVLEVRVR, from the coding sequence ATGATCGTGCGACGACGCGCTGTGCCGGCCGTGCTGGCCGCGGCCGCCCTGCTGCTGGCGGCCGGCTGCTCCTCCGACGGCCCGGGGCCCTCGTCCGGCGCCGGACGCACGCCGGCCGCGGGTACGGCACCGGGCACGGCCCCCTCCGGCCGGGCCACCGCCCCGCCCCCGCCGGCCAAGGGCTCGGTGAAGGTGCTGCGCACCGTGGCCAGGGACCTGAAGACACCGTGGGGGCTGGCCGCGCTGCCCGGCGGCGGGCTGCTGGTGTCGTCCCGCGACGACGGCACGATCGTCCGGATCGACGACAGGACGGGCCGTACGACCGAGCTGGGCACGGTCTCCGGGGTGGCCCCGGCCGGCGAGGGCGGTCTGCTGGGCATCGCCCTCTCCCCCGGCTTCGCCTCGGACCACATGATCTACGCCTACTTCACCTCGGCCTCGGACAACCGCATCGTCCGCATGCTGTACGACGAGCACAAGCCGGCCGGCGAGCAACTGGGCGCCCCGGACACGGTGTTCAAGGGCATTCCCAAGGGCTTCATCCACAACGGCGGCCGGATCGCGTTCGGACCGGACGGCATGCTGTACGCGGGCACCGGGGAGAGCGGCGAGCGGGGCCTGGCCCAGGACAGGAAGTCGCTCGGCGGCAAGATCCTGCGCCTGACCCCGGAGGGCGAGCCGGCTCCGGGCAACCCGTTCCCCGGCTCGCCGGTGTACTCGTACGGGCACCGCAACGTCCAGGGCCTGGCCTGGGACGGCCGGCAGCGCCTGTTCGCCTCGGAGTTCGGCCAGGACACCTGGGACGAGCTGAACGCCATCAAGCCGGGCGGCGACTACGGCTGGCCGAAGGCCGAGGGCAGGTCCTCCGACCCCGCCTTCCAGAACCCGCTGGCCCAGTGGCACACCGACGACGCCTCCCCCAGCGGCATCGCCTACGTGAACGGCGTGATCTGGATGGCGGCCCTCAAGGGCGAGCGGCTGTGGCGCGTCCCGCTCGACGGCATCCGGGCCTCGGCGCCGCCGCAGGCCTTCCTGACCGGCAGGTACGGCCGGCTGCGCACGGTGGTCGCGGCGGGCGGCGACAGGCTGTGGCTGGTGACGAGCAACACCGACGGCCGGGGCCGGCCCGCGAAGGGCGACGACCGGGTGCTGGAAGTGCGGGTGCGGTGA